A single Candidatus Thalassolituus haligoni DNA region contains:
- a CDS encoding roadblock/LC7 domain-containing protein translates to MFPEIDPHYPEANSIANTLKQFVSQSASRGSAKAAAVMTREGRMLGAALDKDTNEDIFAAMNASLLMLAQKATDEMCIGEFRQMVVLGDAGVMHLTELGEGIVLAVATGASSNLGRVMLDTRQISVRLRRCLDSPGSVQHAS, encoded by the coding sequence ATGTTCCCTGAAATTGATCCCCATTATCCTGAAGCCAACTCTATTGCAAATACGCTGAAGCAGTTTGTTAGCCAGTCAGCATCTCGTGGATCCGCCAAGGCGGCAGCCGTCATGACCCGAGAGGGAAGAATGCTTGGTGCCGCCCTTGATAAAGATACCAATGAGGACATCTTTGCTGCAATGAATGCATCGTTACTGATGTTGGCCCAGAAGGCGACAGATGAAATGTGTATCGGAGAATTCCGCCAAATGGTGGTGCTGGGTGATGCTGGTGTTATGCACCTGACTGAATTGGGTGAGGGGATTGTATTGGCAGTGGCAACTGGCGCTAGTTCTAATCTGGGTCGGGTGATGCTGGATACACGGCAGATCTCTGTGCGCTTGCGGCGTTGCCTGGACAGCCCGGGCTCGGTTCAGCATGCATCTTGA